A single genomic interval of halophilic archaeon DL31 harbors:
- a CDS encoding flagellin domain protein (KEGG: hvo:HVO_2062 hypothetical protein~TIGRFAM: Archaeal flagellin, N-terminal related~PFAM: Protein of unknown function DUF1628): protein MQFKELFDDDRAVSPVIGVILMVAITVILAAVIGTFVLGLGDQIQSTTPQASFGFDSADSATNVTITHESGNSIPASNINISATSNFSATGDTSATDNSTSYSWADFPSASTDVSAGSSVTVTSTTGGFGGETIRVIYSSPDSDSSSTLGKFEVPE, encoded by the coding sequence ATGCAATTCAAAGAGCTATTCGACGACGACAGAGCGGTTAGCCCCGTTATTGGGGTCATCCTTATGGTGGCCATTACGGTGATTTTGGCTGCTGTGATCGGGACGTTCGTTCTCGGACTGGGCGATCAGATACAGAGCACGACGCCGCAAGCGAGCTTCGGGTTCGACAGCGCCGACAGCGCCACCAACGTGACGATTACTCATGAGAGCGGTAACTCAATTCCTGCGTCGAACATCAACATTTCCGCTACGAGCAACTTCAGCGCGACTGGAGACACCAGTGCGACCGACAATTCCACGTCGTATTCCTGGGCTGATTTCCCCAGTGCTAGCACTGATGTCTCTGCTGGGAGTTCAGTAACTGTTACGTCGACTACTGGCGGCTTCGGCGGCGAAACCATCCGTGTCATCTACTCCAGCCCTGACTCGGACAGCTCCTCCACCCTCGGCAAGTTTGAGGTCCCTGAATAA